CGTACCACGAGCATTGGCTTCCCAAGTCTCTCTCGGGCCATGAGTTCCTTGAGCGTTACGAAGAACACATCGACCCCTTCACGGCGATTGAGCCTACGCGCGAGTATCCAGTGCGTGCAGCAGTCCGCTACGCCGTCGAAGAGAATTTCCGGGTGCGGATGGCAAGTTCGTTGCTCGAAGCCACCGCATGGGATGTATCGGAGAGCTCTCTGCAGTTGATCGGCAAGGTCCTCTGCCAGTCACACCATGCCTATTCCGAGTGCGGGCTCGGATCGAAGGAGTGCGATGACCTGGTAGACCGGGCGTTGAAGGCAGGCTTTCCAGGGGCAAAGATGACCGGTGGGGGCGCCGGAGGCGTCGTCGCCATTCTTGGCCGCACGGAGGACCGTAGAAAATTCCTCAGACTCGCGGAAGAATACGCTCGCGACCGCGGCGCAACTCCGCACATCTTTGAAGGCAGTTCCGATGGGACCGATGCCTTCGGTCTACGTACGCTGCAGTTCAAAACCGGCAAGGGATGGGTGTGTTGCTAGAGCATTTCTCCTGTTGCTGGGTATCCCGAAAGGGGAGTGCAGCGGCGTTTTCATTGCGGAAAACGCCCAAAGATATGGAATCCCCACACTACACCTACAGGAGAAATGCTCCAGCACGCGCTTTCGGCCGAGGCCAATTTCTCGGCGCCATTCTGATGCTGCTGACCGCAAATCTTTTGTGGGCCGGCCAGGGAGTTGCTGTAAAGCTACTCTCGGGCAGTCTTGGACCATTGGCGATCGCTCTTTTCCCGCTCTACTGCATCACTCTTCTCGGACTAGGAACGCTTGCCATCCATCGCAACCTCGCGGAACGATTTCGCGCTGCGTGGAGATACCGCCGCGACTTCTTTCTTGCCGGTATCTGCGGACAGCTTATGGCTCAGGTCGGCATGACACTCGGCGTCAGTTGGTCCACCGCCTCTAATGGCGCGATCCTAAGCCTTTTGATTCCCATCTTTGGCGCCATCATTGCTGTCTGGCTGCTGCGTGAACGGCTTTCCCTGCTTCGTGTAAGCGCTCTGCTGATGGGATTTGCCGGAGTCATCCTGCTGTCACCGATTCATCGGGCCACCAGCCCCGGCACCCGCATCCACGAGATCGCCGGCAACTGGCTTATCGCCATCGGGTGCTTCGGCTCTG
This genomic window from Terriglobus albidus contains:
- a CDS encoding DMT family transporter; this translates as MESPHYTYRRNAPARAFGRGQFLGAILMLLTANLLWAGQGVAVKLLSGSLGPLAIALFPLYCITLLGLGTLAIHRNLAERFRAAWRYRRDFFLAGICGQLMAQVGMTLGVSWSTASNGAILSLLIPIFGAIIAVWLLRERLSLLRVSALLMGFAGVILLSPIHRATSPGTRIHEIAGNWLIAIGCFGSAFYNVYSKRLLEYFNGLETLFFSYLSTTVFSLPVLFLLEPNCVRNLSHLTMTQWSAFGYLAIFLYGVSMVLFLRALESVDTILASASLYLMPIFGVALAFGILRERIAPHALLGSGIVLFATLILFRYDYAI